The genomic segment GGCGGACGGCTCGCCCGCCGGCTCCCCCGCACCGTCCGGGCGGCCGCCGGGGTTCTCCGCGGCGCCCCCGTCCTCCGGGCCGCCGGGGTTCTGCTCCGGTGCGGTGTCCCCGCCCGGCGCGCTCCCGTCGTCCGTGCCGTCGCCGTTTCCGCCGTTCCCGTCGTCTCCGCCGTCCCCGCCCCCGGAACCGTCCGGTCCGCCACCCGGGTCGTCCGGGCCGCCGGGGCCCGGGTCCGGTTCGTCGTCGCCGCCGAACTCCTCCAGCGTCCGGTCCAGCTTCTCCTCGTCCAGGCCCGGCGCGTCGAACGGATTGCGGCGCCGGCGGTGCGGGAGCGCCAGCAGCGCCGCCTGCCGGACGTCCTCCTCGCGCACGTCCGTGCGACCGGCCCAGGCGGCGAGCGCCGTCGCCGTACGGGCCATCACGATGTCCGCGCGCATCCCGTCCACCTCGAACGCGGCGCAGACGGCGGCGATCCGGCGCAGTGACCGGTCGTCCAGCACGACCGACGGCAGCAGCGCGCGCGCCGCCGCGATCCGCGCCCGCAGCGCCGACTCCTCGGCCGCCCAGCGGGCGGCGAAGCCGGCCGGGTCGTCGTCGTGGGCCAGCCGCCGCCGGACGACCTCCACCCGCAGCTCCGGCTCGCGCGAGGCGGAGACCTCGACCGTCAGCCCGAACCGGTCGAGCAACTGCGGCCGCAGTTCGCCCTCTTCCGGGTTCATCGTGCCGACCAGCAGGAAGCGCGAGGCGTGCCGTACGGAGACCCCCTCGCGCTCCACGTACGAGGCGCCCATGGCGGCGGCGTCCAGCAGCAGGTCCACCAGATGGTCGTGGAGCAGATTGACCTCGTCGACGTAGAGAACGCCGCGGTGGGCCTCCGCGAGCAGCCCCGGTTCGAACGCCTTCTTGCCCTCCGACAGGGCGCGTTCGATGTCGAGCGCGCCGGCGAGGCGGTCCTCCGAGGCGCCGACCGGCAGTTCGACCATCCGGGCCGGCCGCTCCGTCCCCGGTGCCGCGGGGTGCGGGCCGTCGGGGCAGGCGCCGTCCGGTGCCTGCGGATCGCAGGAGAAGCGGCAGCCCGGCACCACGGCGACCGGCGGCAGCAGCGCCGACAGCGCACGCACGGCGGTCGACTTGGCGGTGCCCTTCTCCCCGCGGACGAGCACCCCGCCCACCGCGGGGGACACCGCGTTCAGCAGCAGGCCAAGCCGCAGATCGTCCATGCCGACGATCGCGGTGAACGGGTAGTGCGGATCGGGGGAGCGGGACGCGGCGCCGGCCGTGCCGCTCGTGACGGTGTCGCTCATGCGGTGCCCTCCGGTGGAACCCTCGGAAATCGGTCAGGTGTCCGCCTCCGCTCCCCGGACGGCCGGGGCGGTACTCGGCGGGACGGCGCGCCGGGCCGCGCGCTCACGGCGGCGCGCCCGGCGGCGTACGGACAGCCGCGCTCACGGCGCGCCCGGTGGTACGAACGGCAGGTCCGGCGGCGCCCCCTCCTCGATCAGCCGCAGCAGCGCCCCGGTGTCGGCGTGCTCCTCGATCAGATCCCCCAGCCGGTCGAGCTGCTCCTCGCGCAGCTCCCCGAAGGCCGTGTCCGGCGCCGGCACGAAGCGGCGCCCGGCGTCCCGCGCCACCCGGCGCAGGAACGCCCGCCGGAAGGCGTCGCTCTCCAGCGAGCCGTGCCAGTGCGTGCCCCACACCGAGCCCGCCCGGCAGCCGTCCAGGGCCCGGCCCCGGCCGTCGGTCATGAACGGCTCGGCGGAGTCCGCCACGCCGGCCACCCCGTGGTGGATCTCGTAGCCCGCCACCGGTTCGCCCAGGGCCTCGCCCGCCGGCCGTGCCAGGGTCTTCTCCGCCGCGAAGCGCACCCGCAGCGGCAGCAGTCCGAGCCCGTCCACCGTCCCGGCCCGCGACTCGACCTCGTCCTCGATGCGCTCGCCCAGCATCTGGTAGCCGCCGCAGATTCCGAGCACCGGCCGCCCCTCCGCCGCCCGGCGCGCGACGGCCTCGGCGAGCCCCCGTTCGCGCAGCCAGGCCAGCGCCCGCACGGTGCCGCGGGTGCCCGGGAGGACGACGAGATCGGCGTCGGCCAGCTCCTCCGGCCGGTCGGCGAAGCGCACCAGGACGCCGGGTTCGGCGGCCAGCGCGTCGACGTCCGTGAAGTTGGACATCAGCGGCACGGCCGCCACGGCGACCCGCAGCACCTCCTCGCCGCGCGGCGGTCCGGCGGCGGCCTCGCGGACCGCGCCGCGCAGCGAGAGCCGCAGCCCGTCCTCCTCGTCGATGCCCAGGCCGTGCGCGTACGGCAGAACGCCCAGCACCTGCCGCCCCGTCAGCCCGCGCAGCATGTCCAGCCCCGGCTCCAGCAGGGACGCGTCGCCGCGGAACTTGTTCACCACATAGCCCGCGACCAGCGCCTGGTCGGCGCGGCTCAGCAGGGCGGTGGTGCCGAAGAAGGACGCGAACACCCCGCCCCGGTCGATGTCGCCGACCACCACGGCCGGCAGTCCGGCCGCCCGCGCGAGCCCCATGTTGACGATGTCGTGCCGGCGCAGATTGATCTCCGCCGGGCTGCCCGCGCCCTCGCAGATCACCGCGTCGTACCGGGCGCGCAGCCGCTCGTAGCAGTCGAGGACGACGGGGAGCAGCGCCTCCCGGCGGTTCGCGGCCGGGGTGCCCCCGGTCCCCGGGCCGGCCGCGAAGTAGCCCCGGGCGCTCAGCTCGCCGGCCGGTTTGCCGAGCACCACGACCTGGCTGCTGCGGTCGCCGCCGGGCTTGAGCAGCACCGGGTTCATCAGCGCCGACGGCTCCACCCGCGCCGCCTGCGCCTGCATGGCCTGCGCGCGGCCGATCTCGGCCCCCTCGGGCGTCACGAACGAGTTCAGCGACATGTTCTGCGCCTTGAACGGGGCCACGGAGACGCCCTTGCGGGCCAGCCACCGGCAGATCCCGGCGGTGACGACGCTCTTGCCCGCGTCGGAGGTGGTCCCCGCGACCAGCAGGCCGCCGCCGGTGCCGGTCATCCCCGCCCCTCTCCGGCGGCCCGGGAGAGGGCCGTCGCGCCACCCCGGAGCGCCCCGTAGGCCAGCCGTCCGCCGGCGCACACCACCAGCGCCAGCGCGCCGACCCGGCGCGAGAGCCGCACCGCACGCTCGATGTCGCGCGGCTCCACCGGGCGGTTGCCGGCCCCCAGTACGGGCCGGTGTTCGACCCGGCCGCCGTACGCCAGCGTGCCGCCCAGCCGTACGCCGAGAGCCCCCGCGAACGCGGCCTCCACCGGGCCGGCGTTGGGGCTCGGGTGGCGCCGGGCGTCGGAGCGGAGCACCCGCAGGGCGCCCCGCGGGTCCGGGCCGGCGAGCACGGCCAGCGCGGCGGTGAGCCGGGACCCGGGGAAGCCCGCCACGTCGTCCAGCCGGGCCGGGGCCCAGCCGAACCGGCGCAGCCGCGGCGACTTGTGGCCGGCCATCGCGTCCAGGGTGTTGACCGCCCGGAAGCCGGCCAGGCCGGGCACCCCGGCGGCGGCACCCCACACCAGCGCCCCGACGACCGCGTCGGAGGTGTTCTCCGCGACGGACTCCACGACCGCCCGGGCGATCTGCTGTGCGTCCAGCGACTGCGGGTCCCGCCCGCAGAGGCCCGGCAGCCGTTCGCGCGCCGCCGCCAGGTCACCGGCCTCCAGCGCGGCGCCGACGGCCCGCGCCTCACGGCCGAGCGACGTGCCGCCCAGCACGGCCCAGGTGACGGCGGCGGTCAGCGCTCCGGAGGCGGCGGGGGAGCGGCGTACGGCACGGGAGAGGCCGGCGGCCGCGGCCACCGTGCCGCCGGCGCACAGGGCGGTGTACAGCGCCCCGGCGCCCCGGTGGTCGCGCCACAGCAGCCGCTCGGCGGCCGTCGCGGCCCGCCCGAACGCGGCGACGGGATGGCCGCGCCGGGGATCGGCCAGAAGGA from the Streptomyces xinghaiensis S187 genome contains:
- a CDS encoding putative cobaltochelatase; translated protein: MSDTVTSGTAGAASRSPDPHYPFTAIVGMDDLRLGLLLNAVSPAVGGVLVRGEKGTAKSTAVRALSALLPPVAVVPGCRFSCDPQAPDGACPDGPHPAAPGTERPARMVELPVGASEDRLAGALDIERALSEGKKAFEPGLLAEAHRGVLYVDEVNLLHDHLVDLLLDAAAMGASYVEREGVSVRHASRFLLVGTMNPEEGELRPQLLDRFGLTVEVSASREPELRVEVVRRRLAHDDDPAGFAARWAAEESALRARIAAARALLPSVVLDDRSLRRIAAVCAAFEVDGMRADIVMARTATALAAWAGRTDVREEDVRQAALLALPHRRRRNPFDAPGLDEEKLDRTLEEFGGDDEPDPGPGGPDDPGGGPDGSGGGDGGDDGNGGNGDGTDDGSAPGGDTAPEQNPGGPEDGGAAENPGGRPDGAGEPAGEPSATAGDEPAGEDRPVAGGDGPGQRAVGAADPFRTRVLTVPGLGEGAAGRRSRARTRHGRTTGARRPRGALTKLHLAATVRAAAPYQRARGRAGSGLVVRRDDLREAVREGREGNLVLFLVDASGSMAARRRMSAVKGAVLSLLLDAYQRRDKVGLVTFRGTGAELVLPPTSSVDAAAGRLESLPTGGRTPLAAGLLRAREVLRVERLRDASRRPLLVVVTDGRATAAPSAGAGGRGGTGTGARAGRAADPFTPVARAAHLLAAEGTASVVVDCESGPVRLGLAGELARGLGAEAVTLEELRADSVAGLVRGVRGTRRAPSAQHTGRGPGPAAARRPGTAGTTGTTGTTNTTGRAA
- a CDS encoding cobyric acid synthase → MTGTGGGLLVAGTTSDAGKSVVTAGICRWLARKGVSVAPFKAQNMSLNSFVTPEGAEIGRAQAMQAQAARVEPSALMNPVLLKPGGDRSSQVVVLGKPAGELSARGYFAAGPGTGGTPAANRREALLPVVLDCYERLRARYDAVICEGAGSPAEINLRRHDIVNMGLARAAGLPAVVVGDIDRGGVFASFFGTTALLSRADQALVAGYVVNKFRGDASLLEPGLDMLRGLTGRQVLGVLPYAHGLGIDEEDGLRLSLRGAVREAAAGPPRGEEVLRVAVAAVPLMSNFTDVDALAAEPGVLVRFADRPEELADADLVVLPGTRGTVRALAWLRERGLAEAVARRAAEGRPVLGICGGYQMLGERIEDEVESRAGTVDGLGLLPLRVRFAAEKTLARPAGEALGEPVAGYEIHHGVAGVADSAEPFMTDGRGRALDGCRAGSVWGTHWHGSLESDAFRRAFLRRVARDAGRRFVPAPDTAFGELREEQLDRLGDLIEEHADTGALLRLIEEGAPPDLPFVPPGAP
- a CDS encoding cobalamin biosynthesis protein, which encodes MRAEDAAGASAPRTPAPPTSALPRSADAVLAAGTALGFLADLLLADPRRGHPVAAFGRAATAAERLLWRDHRGAGALYTALCAGGTVAAAAGLSRAVRRSPAASGALTAAVTWAVLGGTSLGREARAVGAALEAGDLAAARERLPGLCGRDPQSLDAQQIARAVVESVAENTSDAVVGALVWGAAAGVPGLAGFRAVNTLDAMAGHKSPRLRRFGWAPARLDDVAGFPGSRLTAALAVLAGPDPRGALRVLRSDARRHPSPNAGPVEAAFAGALGVRLGGTLAYGGRVEHRPVLGAGNRPVEPRDIERAVRLSRRVGALALVVCAGGRLAYGALRGGATALSRAAGEGRG